The DNA sequence TTCGTAGTAGCTCTGCACCCACACCGGGCCACCGGCCGTGGGAATCGCCTGCACGCGTCCGCGACGTGCATCCGGCAACGAGCGACCGAAGCCCGCTTGGTCTGCGGCATTCTGCAGCGACTCGAGGATCGTCGTCCAGCGGGCCGTCTCGTAGGCGAGATACTCCGTCCGGCGCTGCGCGCCGCCACGCGCCACGAGGATGCCGAGCGTGCGTCCGGCAAACGGCAAGTCGACAGGGAGCGCCCAGCCCAAGGTCCCCGCGGAGTCGTAGGCGAAGAGTGTCGGGCCGCCAGCCGAGACGTCAGCGTCCGCATCGTCCGGGCGGGCGAGCCGCCGGATGCCGAACGAGTCCGCGGGGAACCCCACGTGCGCGAGCCCGCTGCCCTGCACCGTCATCCAATCGACCGCCGGCGGTCGCTCGCGGCGGATCCACTCCGGGGCCGCCGCGAGCGGCGTGAACGTCCCGCTGGCCATGCCCTGCCAGGCACGCATGATCGCCTCGGGCGTGTCCGTCGGGATGACGGTCAGCTGCCCAGTCTGGGCCTGTACCACCACCGTGGCCGCATGTTGGATGTAGTGGTACGGTCTCCCGTCGAGCAGCACCGCCTCGCTCAATGGGTAGCGCCGCGCCGTGATGAAGCCTTCGACGAACCAGTACAGGGAATCGCCGCGCACATGCGGGGTGATCGTCGGACCAAGCGTCAAGAACGGCAGCAGACGTCCGATGCGCGACCGCACGTCGCGCGCGGTCATGAGCCGCGGGCGCGGCGACGGCAGTTCACGCAGCAGCAGGCGCGGATCCTGCTCGGCCCAGGCCAGCGCGATCCGCTGCGTGGTCGTCTCGAATGCGGACGCGGCGACATCACCGCGGCGGTCCGGGACGAGGCGCGAGCCCTTGGCGTCCGGATGCACCAGGACGGCCGGGAGGCGACCATCGCCCAGCGACGGCGCGTAGAAGGGACGACCGCTGTCATCGGCGCCGGCCGCAACGAAGCGATGCGTACCCCACGCATCGGCCTCGACGTCGCGGCTGCGGTGCACGGCGATGGCCTCAAGCCCGGTCGCGGTGGACGCCCACCCGAGCGTGACCGTCGTGTCGCGCCGCCGGCCACCCTCGGCGAGCTCGACGAGCGCGGCGGGATCCCACGCACTCACGCGGCGGCTCAATTGGTCGGCGGGCACCACCGCCACGCTGTCACGGGCGATGGCATCGACGCCGAAGGCGCGCCGCGTGTAGAGCGCCGCCGTGTTGCGATACGGGCGCGCCGCCGCGCGTCCCTGCGCCGAGTACGGTGCCAGCGGCCGCTTGGCGATCACGGGCAGCAGCGCGCTGGCGACCGGGCCGATCAGCACCAGCGTGCTGAGCATTACCAACGCCGTCCGCACGTATCCGCGCCACCCCGCGTAGACGAGCACCGTCGCGATGGGCAGCGTCGCGAACGCCGCCAGCGCGCGGTACGGCAGCGCGATGCGATGGTCGAAGGCGCTGAACACCGCCTCCGTGGTCGCGTCCAGCCAGACCCCGCTCCCGGGCGTCATCCGTTCGAAGCGATCGATGCGCCAGCCCCAGCCGATGAGGGCGACCAGCGTGCCGGCCAGCACGGCGAGATGACGACGCACCCAGGTCGACACGTACAGGCCGTTCGCCGTCCACCGCAGGCTCGGCGTCAGGGCGTACAGCGTCGTGACCAGCGCACCGAGCACGAGCGTGAGCAACATGGCGCGCGTCTGCAGCGCACGTTCCCACGGCAACCACGCGACATAGAACCCGAGGTCGCGCTGGAGGTACGGATCGACTTCGCCGAAGCGCACGCCATCCCAGGCGAGTGCCGCCTGCGTCCAATCCTGCGGGAGTGCGGCGAAGCCCAAGGCGACGAGCACGGCCAGCACGAAGGCCAGCCAGGTCAGGCGGCCGGCCGGGATCTCTTCAGGAATCTCGAGTCCGCCAAGGCGCGACGGCAGCACGAGCGAGACGATCGACTGCCTCACGGCGACGAAGTGCGCGAAGGCGTACGCGACGGCAATCGTGAACGCGCCGGCCCGCAGCACGACCAGGGTGCTGGCCTTCGTGCGCCACAGATCGTCGAAGCCCAAGGACTGATGCAGCGCCCAGTCCGCATACTGGCCGGCCAACCAGCGGCCGGCCAGGAGGGCCAGCGCGCCTGCGGCGAGGAATCCGTAGAGTCCGCGCCGTCCGCGCATGGTCAGCTCAGTGCGCCGAGGCCCCGACGCGCACGCCGCGCGAGGCCAGCCAGCCCTCGACCTCCGCGCGCAACGCAGCCAACCGCGCCTCGCTCGACGCCTCGAAGCGCAGCACGAGGATGGGCTGCGTGTTCGAGCTGCGGATCAGGCCCCAGCCGTCGCCGAACAGGATGCGCACGCCATCGACGTCGCTGACGTCGTACTTGGCGCGGAAGTGCGCCAGCGCCTCGGCGACGATCGCTTCCTTGCGGTCGTCGGGGCAGTCCACGCGGAGCTCTGGCGTGGAGACG is a window from the Pseudogemmatithrix spongiicola genome containing:
- a CDS encoding UPF0182 family protein, producing MRGRRGLYGFLAAGALALLAGRWLAGQYADWALHQSLGFDDLWRTKASTLVVLRAGAFTIAVAYAFAHFVAVRQSIVSLVLPSRLGGLEIPEEIPAGRLTWLAFVLAVLVALGFAALPQDWTQAALAWDGVRFGEVDPYLQRDLGFYVAWLPWERALQTRAMLLTLVLGALVTTLYALTPSLRWTANGLYVSTWVRRHLAVLAGTLVALIGWGWRIDRFERMTPGSGVWLDATTEAVFSAFDHRIALPYRALAAFATLPIATVLVYAGWRGYVRTALVMLSTLVLIGPVASALLPVIAKRPLAPYSAQGRAAARPYRNTAALYTRRAFGVDAIARDSVAVVPADQLSRRVSAWDPAALVELAEGGRRRDTTVTLGWASTATGLEAIAVHRSRDVEADAWGTHRFVAAGADDSGRPFYAPSLGDGRLPAVLVHPDAKGSRLVPDRRGDVAASAFETTTQRIALAWAEQDPRLLLRELPSPRPRLMTARDVRSRIGRLLPFLTLGPTITPHVRGDSLYWFVEGFITARRYPLSEAVLLDGRPYHYIQHAATVVVQAQTGQLTVIPTDTPEAIMRAWQGMASGTFTPLAAAPEWIRRERPPAVDWMTVQGSGLAHVGFPADSFGIRRLARPDDADADVSAGGPTLFAYDSAGTLGWALPVDLPFAGRTLGILVARGGAQRRTEYLAYETARWTTILESLQNAADQAGFGRSLPDARRGRVQAIPTAGGPVWVQSYYEWPQDGEPRLAGVVVSQGGKVMAARTLAEAFGERRSAESPVGDAFRERVARLYDAMQAAQHSGDWRAYGEAWTALGRLLQRP